One stretch of Nitrospirota bacterium DNA includes these proteins:
- a CDS encoding cytochrome c — protein MKKTIFQLLLVFLLINGVLYLFVTIGPKEAETVGKERDIEIPRAPEDKKFVKNPFPASSEIVSKGSEIYHGKGGCFACHGREGKGDGPAGSALNPRPRNFANPRFHEIRTDGELFWVIQNGSPGTGMFSYSPSYITEEETWMVIRYIRTIPKEIEKSLPPNSP, from the coding sequence ATGAAGAAAACCATCTTTCAGCTTCTTCTCGTTTTTCTCCTGATCAATGGCGTCCTGTACCTCTTTGTGACCATCGGACCAAAAGAGGCGGAAACCGTCGGAAAAGAACGGGACATAGAAATACCGAGGGCCCCGGAAGATAAAAAATTCGTCAAGAACCCGTTTCCCGCCAGTTCCGAAATTGTCTCGAAAGGAAGCGAGATCTATCATGGTAAGGGAGGTTGTTTTGCCTGTCATGGGCGCGAAGGAAAAGGCGACGGCCCGGCGGGGTCGGCTCTAAATCCACGTCCCCGGAATTTTGCCAATCCCCGATTCCATGAAATTCGAACGGACGGAGAGCTTTTCTGGGTCATTCAAAACGGCAGCCCCGGAACCGGTATGTTTTCCTATTCCCCTTCCTATATCACTGAAGAGGAAACCTGGATGGTTATTCGATATATCAGAACAATTCCAAAAGAAATTGAAAAATCTCTCCCGCCAAACAGCCCATAA